The stretch of DNA AAAGGCTCCATGTATTTCTTCAAGGGGCCATGGTTGGCTGTTCTCACTCCATTAACATACCCGTGTGCGCCTGCTCCGAATCCATAATATTCTTCATTGTGCCAATATGTTAAATTATGAGCGCTCTCAAAACCCGGTTTGGCGAAATTACTGATTTCATATTGCTCTAAGCCATAGGCAGCCATTTGCTCCATCAATTCTTCATACATGGCTGCTTCGGTTTCGACTTTCGGAAGCGGCAGGGCGTCTTTTCTCATTAAATTGTAAAAAACGGTTTTCGGCTCAATAATTAATGAATAGCCGGAATAATGCGGCAAATCCAGATGAAGCGCTCGCTTTAGGTCGTCCCGAAAATTTTCCAGCGTTTGATTCGGAAGAGCATACATCAGATCAATGCTGATGTTGTCAAAGCCGTTCGCTTGCGCCCGTTCAATCGTCGTGAAAACATCCCGGCTTTTGTGCGTGCGACCGATCGCCCGCAGCATCTCATCATCGAATGACTGCACACCGATGCTTAAGCGATTCACCCCATATTCCTTGAGCACCTTTAATTGTTCCGCAGTTAAATCCCCGGGGTTTGCTTCAAAAGTAAATTCTCCTGCCTGAAACGGAAGCGAGCGGCGAATAGAGCGGCAAAGCTTCTCCAATTGAGCCGCGCTTAGAGCAGTGGGGGTTCCTCCTCCAACGAATAAGGTATCTATTCGATCCGTCGGGTGCTTTTCCATTGTGT from Bacillus xiapuensis encodes:
- the hemW gene encoding radical SAM family heme chaperone HemW is translated as MIRSAYIHIPFCRQICHYCDFNKVFLKNQPVETYLEMLAAEMQYTMEKHPTDRIDTLFVGGGTPTALSAAQLEKLCRSIRRSLPFQAGEFTFEANPGDLTAEQLKVLKEYGVNRLSIGVQSFDDEMLRAIGRTHKSRDVFTTIERAQANGFDNISIDLMYALPNQTLENFRDDLKRALHLDLPHYSGYSLIIEPKTVFYNLMRKDALPLPKVETEAAMYEELMEQMAAYGLEQYEISNFAKPGFESAHNLTYWHNEEYYGFGAGAHGYVNGVRTANHGPLKKYMEPLMNGALPILSETRVSRAEMMEEEMFLGLRKTRGVSKSVFQRKFGCSPLEVFQEPIAEMKERGLLDFDSEERIFLTHEGKLLGNEVFQSFLLTLK